The segment GTCGCCGCAGCAGTTCGAGCGCGGAGTCCAGGGTCGGATCTCCTGTCGGCCGTGGGTGCACCACGGCGATACGATCCCCATCAGGGGCTATCCGCCCTGCCAGAGCCAGCTCCACTAGCTGTGCCCCGGCAAGGCCTAGGTCGAGCGACTGCGGCTGCGCCGTGGTGCCCGTGGTCGGGTCCAAGGCGAGAAGCAGTAGCTCCTCCGGAATACTTCTGCGGCTCCTGCCCATCCATGCCTCCCCGCGTGGATGAAGACAGGGTGACGCCTCTCACAGCTACCTGTCGAGAGCGCCTTGCCCGTTCGTGCGGGAACCGACTCATATGTCGTTCTCGTCTAGCGCGGGAGCGGCTGCTTACGGCGGGTCTCTCAGAGGCTTCTCAGCGTGTGGCTGGACACTGGTGTTGGGAGAGCGGGGCGTCGGATGACGACGGCCCCGCATGACGTGTGGAGGAGGTCTGCGTGGCGGGCGAGTCCCCCGGCAGGGCGGAGCAGCAGGAGTCGTCGGGGGAGGCGACCGGGCGCAAGGCGGAGGATCCGAGGCTCGCGGTATTCCGTGAGCCGGAAGGGGCGGAAGGTTCCTCCGGTGCCGATCGTAACGATTCGGTTGCGGATGACGAGGCCGGTTCGGAGGATTCACCGCAAACGGCTCCCGAGGGCTCCGAGAAGGAGTCCGGCCCCGAGGGGTCGGCGGATTCCGATCTACGTATTTCCGATGCGCAGGATGACGTAGTGGCGGTGGACGCGGAATCCGCCGAGGATACGGAGGACTCCGCACCCGAGGATGCTGAACCCGCCGTGGAGCCGGTCGACGAGGCGGCGGACGCGGAGCCGGAAACGGAGCCCGAAGCGGAGGCCGACGCCGAGAGCGCGGAGGAGCCCGAGGACGAGCCCGAGCCGGCGGTCGAGCCGGAGCCGGCGGTCGAGCCAGAAGCCGAAGCCGAGGAAGAGGCCGAGGAAGAGCCTGACGCGGAGTCCGAGCCCGAGCCCGAGCCGGAAACCGAGCCCGAGCCTGAGGACCGGCCTCGTGAGGGCACGCTCGTCCTGGCCGCGCGCAGTGTCGCGGAGGCACGGTCCAGCGTGGCCGCGCCCGAGGCGAAGCCGCTCGCGGACAAGCCGCCTGCGCGGCCGGTGGGCACCTTCGTGCCTCTCGTGACGGACGACGCGCCGAGCGAGCCGCCCCGCGAGCGTACGAAGACGATGCCGCTGCCCCCCGAGCCCGGGGAGTCGCTCAAGCTGCTCGCGGAGCTGACCAACACGCCTCCGCCGCGTGAGACCGCGCTGCGGACCATCGCCCGGCGCTTCAAGATCTGGACGCCCCTGGTCCTCCTCCTCTTGATCATCTTCGGCGCCGTACAGGCGCTGCGCCCGCTCCCCAGCCCCGAGTTGAAGCTCACGAGCGCGTCTTCCCACACGTTCGACGGCAGCGAGCCCTCCCTGCCCTGGCCCAGCGAGGGCCAGGCCGTCGTCGAGGTCGAGGGCCTCGGCAGCCTGGGCTCGTCCGGCAAGGAGAAGGCGGTGCCGATCGCCAGCGTCGCCAAGGTGATGACCGCGTACGTCATCCTGCGCGACCACCCGATCAAGAGCGGCGCCCAGGGCGAGACCATCACCGTCGACCAGAAGGCCGAGGACCAGTACGAGAGCGGGTCCGCCGAGCAGGAGTCGGTCGTCAAGGTGACGGCGGGGCAGGCGCTCAGCGAGTACGAGGCGCTGGAGGCCGTACTGCTTCCCTCCGCGAACAACGTGGCCCGCCTGCTGGCCCGTTGGGACGCCGGCTCGGAGACCGCGTTCGTCGCGAAGATGAACGCCGTCGCCAAGGAGCTCGGCATGACCAACACCACGTACACCGACCCCAGTGGCCTGGAGTCCACCACCGTCAGCACGGCGAAGGACCAGGTCAAGCTGGGCCGGAAGGCGATGGAGATGGACGGCGGGGTCTTCGCCAAGATCGTCAACACCATCAAGTACAAGGACAGCAACGGCGACTGGCAGTCGAACTACAACCAGCTCGCCGGCTACAACCACACCGTCGGCATCAAGACCGGGACCAGCACCGCCGCCGGCGGCAATCTGCTCTTCGCCGCGACCCGCGAGGTCGGCGGCAGCAAGCAGCTGATCATCGGCGCGATGCTCGGCCAGTACAAGTCGCCCATCATCGACACGGTCCTCGCCCGGAGCAAGGAGCTCATCAAGGCCACCCAGGAGGCCCTGACCTCCGACCTGATCGTGAAGAAGGGCGACGTCCTCGGCTACGTCGACGACGGCCTCGGCGGCCACACCGCCGTCGTCGCCACCAAGGACGTCACCGCGGTCGGCTGGGGCGGCCTCAAGGTCGGAATCTCCCTGACTCCCGCGAAGACCGGCATCCCCCACGAGGCGAAGGCCGGAACCACGGTCGGCGAGCTCACGGTCGGCAACGGGGACAGCGAGATCAAGATCCCGGTGGCCCTTGAGAAGGACCTGGTGGAACCGTCGTTGGGCACGAAGCTCCAGCGCGTCGCGTAACCGGGTCGGGGGGCAGGCAGTCCGCCTGCCTGCCCCCACCTACCTGGTCCATCAAGCGCCCGCGCGCGGGCGGCCGCTCAGGCGGAGAGCTCGCGCTCTAGCGGCGTACGGAAGCGCGGGGTCACCCGTACATCCCCCAGCCAGCCGCCGAGCCGGGCGGCCTCGGCCGCCACCGCGGCGGCGGCCTCCGTGCCGCGGTCGGCGAACAGCCGGTGGGCCACGGTTCCGTCGGCCCGTTGGGCCCAGCCGCCGACGACCTCGCCGTTCCACCACACCGTGGGGCCGATGTTGCCGGTGCGGTCGAAGAGGCAGGCGCGCAGGGGCCCGGCCTCGGGGAGGTACCAGTCCCGCTGGGCCCAGCCCATGGGCGTCGGGTCGAGGGCGGGCAGGAGCGCGGCCCAGGGTTCGCCCGCGGGGGTGGGGGAGTCGTCGCCGGGCAGGACGTAGCCGGCGCCCTCGTCGAGGGGGACCGGCTGCGCGCCGGACGCCGCCAGGGCGCCGCGTACGGCGGTGAGGGTCCAGCCCGTCCACCACTTGAGGTCGGCCTCGGTGCCGGGCCCGTAGGCGGCCAGCCAGCGGCGTACGAGCTCGGTACGGGCCTCGGCTGCGGGCGGGCCGGGGAGCGGGGTGCCGACGGCCCAGCGGTACTGGCTGCTGGTCCAGCCGCCGGCGGGGCGCCTGCGCGTGATGCGCCCTTCGGCGGCGAGCACGCGCAGGATGCGGGAGGCGACGTTCTGGGTCGCCTCGTACGGCTTGCCGCGAGCGACCACGACCTGCGCACGCAGCCGTGGTTCGGCGGCGCCGAGTTCGGCCGCCGTGGCCTCCCCGCGCTGCGCAAGGGCGGCGAGCGCTGCGGCCTCGACCTCGGCGAGCCAG is part of the Streptomyces sp. NBC_01262 genome and harbors:
- a CDS encoding D-alanyl-D-alanine carboxypeptidase, with the translated sequence MAVDAESAEDTEDSAPEDAEPAVEPVDEAADAEPETEPEAEADAESAEEPEDEPEPAVEPEPAVEPEAEAEEEAEEEPDAESEPEPEPETEPEPEDRPREGTLVLAARSVAEARSSVAAPEAKPLADKPPARPVGTFVPLVTDDAPSEPPRERTKTMPLPPEPGESLKLLAELTNTPPPRETALRTIARRFKIWTPLVLLLLIIFGAVQALRPLPSPELKLTSASSHTFDGSEPSLPWPSEGQAVVEVEGLGSLGSSGKEKAVPIASVAKVMTAYVILRDHPIKSGAQGETITVDQKAEDQYESGSAEQESVVKVTAGQALSEYEALEAVLLPSANNVARLLARWDAGSETAFVAKMNAVAKELGMTNTTYTDPSGLESTTVSTAKDQVKLGRKAMEMDGGVFAKIVNTIKYKDSNGDWQSNYNQLAGYNHTVGIKTGTSTAAGGNLLFAATREVGGSKQLIIGAMLGQYKSPIIDTVLARSKELIKATQEALTSDLIVKKGDVLGYVDDGLGGHTAVVATKDVTAVGWGGLKVGISLTPAKTGIPHEAKAGTTVGELTVGNGDSEIKIPVALEKDLVEPSLGTKLQRVA
- a CDS encoding winged helix DNA-binding domain-containing protein; this translates as MGPAERRARLADRHRLAAGHRAASAEAVAESLVALHGTDPATVYLSVAARLRTPGTADTERALYEDRSLVRLLAMRRTMFVVAESSAPVVDAGAARAIAADERKKLLKYLAEGGGWDAAWLAEVEAAALAALAQRGEATAAELGAAEPRLRAQVVVARGKPYEATQNVASRILRVLAAEGRITRRRPAGGWTSSQYRWAVGTPLPGPPAAEARTELVRRWLAAYGPGTEADLKWWTGWTLTAVRGALAASGAQPVPLDEGAGYVLPGDDSPTPAGEPWAALLPALDPTPMGWAQRDWYLPEAGPLRACLFDRTGNIGPTVWWNGEVVGGWAQRADGTVAHRLFADRGTEAAAAVAAEAARLGGWLGDVRVTPRFRTPLERELSA